Proteins from a single region of Pogoniulus pusillus isolate bPogPus1 chromosome 23, bPogPus1.pri, whole genome shotgun sequence:
- the ZEB1 gene encoding zinc finger E-box-binding homeobox 1 isoform X1 — translation MTSHKSGRDQRHVTQSGSNRKFKCTECGKAFKYKHHLKEHLRIHSGEKPYECPNCKKRFSHSGSYSSHISSKKCIGLLPVNGRARSGLKTSQCSSPSLSASPGSPARPQIRQKIENKPLQEQLPVNQIKTEPVDYEFKPIVVASGINCSTPLQNGVFSGGSPLQATSSPQGVVQAVVLPTVGLVSPISINLSDIQNVLKVAVDGNVIRQVLENNHANLASKEQETISNASLQQAGHSLISAISLPLVDQDGTTKIIINYSLEQPSQLQVVPQNLKKENSVPANSCKNEKLPEDLTVKSEKDKNCEGETNDSTCLLCDDCPGDLNALQELKHYETKNPPQLPQPSGTEAEKPNSPVPSETGESNLSPGQPPLKNLLSLLKAYYALNAQPSAEELSKIADSVNLPLDVVKKWFEKMQAGQISVQSSGPSSPEQVKLSSPADNDGQAATTKVSEPQNSTANPQNPVSTVKSETLPRESALNSSRSSTPSPSPLNLSSARNPQGYTCKAEGVQEEPQMEPLDLSLPKQQGELLERSTITSVYQNSVYSVQEEPLNLTCVKKEPQKDNSVTDSDPIVNVIPPSANPINIAIPTVTAQLPTIVAIADQNSVPCLRALAANKQTILIPQVAYTYSTTVSPAVQELPPKQTQANGNQDERQDTSSEGVSNVEDQNDSDSTPPKKKMRKTENGMYACDLCDKIFQKSSSLLRHKYEHTGKRPHECGICKKAFKHKHHLIEHMRLHSGEKPYQCDKCGKRFSHSGSYSQHMNHRYSYCKREAEERDSTEQEETGQEVLTNEHAGARTSPSQIDSDERESLTREEEEDSEKEEEEEEEKEIEGLQEEKECRKLQEGEDEEEEEEEEEGKTEGNKNEEAVNEASDADPEVVQNNGQVPEEKNK, via the exons ATGACATCACACAAATCAGGAAGGGATCAG AGGCATGTGACGCAGTCCGGCAGTAATCGAAAGTTCAAGTGCACTGAATGCGGGAAAGCTTTTAAATACAAACATCACCTAAAGGAGCACCTACGGATCCACAGTG GAGAGAAGCCATACGAGTGCCCAAACTGCAAGAAACGTTTTTCCCATTCTGGTTCATACAGTTCACACATAAGCAGTAAGAAGTGTATTGGTTTGCTGCCTGTGAATGGTCGAGCCCGGTCAGGGCTGAAGACGTCTCAGtgctcctccccttccctttctgcaTCTCCAGGTAGCCCAGCAAGACCACAGATACGGCAAAAGATAGAGAATAAGCCCTTGCAAGAGCAACTTCCTGTTAACCAAATTAAAACTGAACCTGTGGATTATGAATTCAAGCCCATAGTGGTCGCTTCAGGAATTAATTGTTCGACCCCTTTGCAGAATGGGGTTTTTAGTGGTGGTAGCCCATTGCAGGCAACCAGTTCTCCTCAGGGTGTGGTGCAAGCTGTTGTTCTACCAACAGTAGGTCTGGTGTCTCCCATAAGCATCAACTTAAGTGACATTCAAAATGTACTGAAAGTGGCAGTGGATGGTAATGTAATAAGGCAGGTATTGGAAAACAATCATGCTAACCTTGCGTCCAAAGAACAAGAAACGATCAGCAATGCATCCCTACAGCAAGCTGGCCATTCCCTCATTTCAGCTATCAGTCTTCCTTTGGTTGACCAGGATGGGACAACCAAAATTATCATCAACTACAGCTTGGAGCAGCCAAGTCAACTTCAGGTTGTTCCCCAAAacctaaaaaaagaaaactctgtTCCTGCAAACAGTTGCAAAAACGAGAAATTGCCAGAAGATCTTACAGTGAAGTCTGAGAAGGATAAGAACTGTGAAGGAGAGACCAACGATAGCACTTGTCTTCTGTGTGATGATTGTCCAGGAGATCTTAATGCACTTCAAGAACTAAAGCACTATGAAacaaaaaatcctcctcagctccctcagcccagtGGAACAGAGGCTGAGAAGCCCAACTCTCCTGTCCCATCAGAAACTGGGGAGAGCAACTTGTCTCCTGGGCAGCCACCCTTGAAGAACCTTTTATCGCTCCTAAAAGCCTATTATGCATTAAATGCACAACCCAGTGCAGAAGAGCTGTCAAAAATTGCAGATTCAGTGAACTTACCCCTGGATGTGGTAAAAAAGTGGTTTGAAAAAATGCAAGCTGGACAAATTTCTGTGCAGTCTTCTGGACCATCTTCTCCCGAACAAGTCAAGCTaagcagccctgcagataaCGACGGTCAGGCAGCGACTACAAAGGTCAGCGAGCCCCAGAACAGCACAGCCAACCCCCAAAATCCTGTCAGTACAGTGAAATCTGAGACTTTGCCAAGGGAGTCAGCTCTAAACAGCTCACGCAGCAGCACGCCATCCCCATCGCCACTCAACCTTTCCTCAGCCCGAAATCCACAGGGTTACACGTGCAAGGCAGAGGGTGTACAAGAAGAGCCACAAATGGAACCTCTTGACCTTTCGCTACCAAAGCAACAGGGAGAGCTGTTGGAGAGATCCACCATAACTAGTGTTTACCAGAACAGTGTTTATTCTGTCCAAGAAGAACCTTTGAACTTAACTTGTGTAAAAAAAGAACCACAAAAGGACAACAGTGTTACAGACTCTGATCCTATTGTAAATGTTATCCCACCAAGTGCCAATCCCATAAATATTGCTATACctacagtcactgcccagctaCCTACAATAGTTGCCATTGCTGACCAGAACAGTGTCCCATGCTTGAGAGCTCTTGCTGCCAATAAGCAAACCATTTTGATTCCACAGGTCGCTTATACATACTCTACTACAGTTAGTCCTGCGGTTCAAGAACTGCCACCAAAACAGACCCAAGCCAATGGAAATCAG GATGAAAGGCAAGACACTAGCTCAGAAGGAGTATCGAATGTAGAAGATCAAAATGATTCTGATTCAACGCCCCCAAAGAAAAAGAtgagaaagacagaaaatggGATGTATGCATGTGATTTGTGTGACAAAATATTCCAGAAGAGCAGCTCATTGTTGAGACATAAGTATGAACACACAG GTAAAAGGCCTCACGAGTGTGGGATCTGCAAAAAGGCCTTCAAACACAAACACCATTTGATCGAACACATGCGACTGCACTCTGGGGAGAAGCCCTACCAATGTGACAAGTGTGGAAAGCGGTTTTCACACTCGGGGTCTTACTCTCAGCACATGAATCATCGCTACTCCTACTGcaaaagagaggcagaggagcgCGACAGCACGGAGCAGGAGGAGACAGGCCAGGAGGTCCTCACCAACGAGCATGCTGGTGCCAGGACATCTCCCTCGCAGATTGACTCGGATGAGAGAGAGAGTTTAaccagggaagaagaggaagacagtgaaaaagaggaagaggaggaggaggaaaaagagataGAAGGacttcaggaagaaaaagaatgtaGGAAACTACAAGAAGGAGAGGacgaagaggaagaggaagaagaagaagaagggaaaaccGAAGGTAACAAGAATGAGGAAGCTGTAAATGAAGCAAGCGATGCAGACCCAGAGGTGGTACAGAATAACGGGCAGGTgccagaagagaaaaacaaataa
- the ZEB1 gene encoding zinc finger E-box-binding homeobox 1 isoform X2, producing the protein MADGPRCKRRKQANPRRNNVTNYNNVVEANSDSDDEDKLHIVEEESVTDAADCDASVPEDDLPTDHTVLPENSEREGSTNSCWEDEAGKETKEILGPEAQTDEVGCTVKEDECDSDAENEQNHDPNVEEFLQQEDTAVIYPEAPEEDQRQGTPEASGQDENGTPDAFSQLLTCPYCDRGYKRFTSLKEHIKYRHEKNEDNFSCSLCSYTFAYRTQLDRHMTSHKSGRDQRHVTQSGSNRKFKCTECGKAFKYKHHLKEHLRIHSGEKPYECPNCKKRFSHSGSYSSHISSKKCIGLLPVNGRARSGLKTSQCSSPSLSASPGSPARPQIRQKIENKPLQEQLPVNQIKTEPVDYEFKPIVVASGINCSTPLQNGVFSGGSPLQATSSPQGVVQAVVLPTVGLVSPISINLSDIQNVLKVAVDGNVIRQVLENNHANLASKEQETISNASLQQAGHSLISAISLPLVDQDGTTKIIINYSLEQPSQLQVVPQNLKKENSVPANSCKNEKLPEDLTVKSEKDKNCEGETNDSTCLLCDDCPGDLNALQELKHYETKNPPQLPQPSGTEAEKPNSPVPSETGESNLSPGQPPLKNLLSLLKAYYALNAQPSAEELSKIADSVNLPLDVVKKWFEKMQAGQISVQSSGPSSPEQVKLSSPADNDGQAATTKVSEPQNSTANPQNPVSTVKSETLPRESALNSSRSSTPSPSPLNLSSARNPQGYTCKAEGVQEEPQMEPLDLSLPKQQGELLERSTITSVYQNSVYSVQEEPLNLTCVKKEPQKDNSVTDSDPIVNVIPPSANPINIAIPTVTAQLPTIVAIADQNSVPCLRALAANKQTILIPQVAYTYSTTVSPAVQELPPKQTQANGNQDERQDTSSEGVSNVEDQNDSDSTPPKKKMRKTENGMYACDLCDKIFQKSSSLLRHKYEHTGKRPHECGICKKAFKHKHHLIEHMRLHSGEKPYQCDKCGKRFSHSGSYSQHMNHRYSYCKREAEERDSTEQEETGQEVLTNEHAGARTSPSQIDSDERESLTREEEEDSEKEEEEEEEKEIEGLQEEKECRKLQEGEDEEEEEEEEEGKTEGNKNEEAVNEASDADPEVVQNNGQVPEEKNK; encoded by the exons TCACCAATTACAATAACGTGGTAGAAGCAAACTCCGATTCCGATGACGAAGATAAATTGCATATAGTGGAAGAAGAAAGTGTAACTGATGCAGCAGACTGTGATGCCAGTGTGCCAGAAGATGACTTGCCAACAGACCATACAGTATTACCAGAAAACAGTGAACGAGAAGGGAGTACAAACAGTTGCTGGGAAGATGAAG CTGGGAAGGAAACAAAGGAAATCCTGGGGCCTGAAGCTCAGACAGATGAAGTTGGATGTACAG TAAAAGAAGATGAATGTGATTCTGATGCAGAAAATGAACAAAACCACGACCCTAATGTTGAGGAATTCCTTCAACAAGAAGATACAGCTGTTATCTATCCTGAAGCACCTGAGGAGGACCAGAGACAAGGCACACCAGAAGCTAGTGGTCAGGATGAAAATG GAACACCTGATGCGTTTTCCCAGCTGCTCACCTGCCCGTACTGTGACCGAGGCTACAAGCGCTTCACCTCGCTGAAGGAGCACATCAAGTACCGCCACGAGAAGAACGAGGACAACTTCAGTTGCTCCTTGTGCAGTTACACCTTCGCCTACAGGACGCAGCTCGACCGCCACATGACATCACACAAATCAGGAAGGGATCAG AGGCATGTGACGCAGTCCGGCAGTAATCGAAAGTTCAAGTGCACTGAATGCGGGAAAGCTTTTAAATACAAACATCACCTAAAGGAGCACCTACGGATCCACAGTG GAGAGAAGCCATACGAGTGCCCAAACTGCAAGAAACGTTTTTCCCATTCTGGTTCATACAGTTCACACATAAGCAGTAAGAAGTGTATTGGTTTGCTGCCTGTGAATGGTCGAGCCCGGTCAGGGCTGAAGACGTCTCAGtgctcctccccttccctttctgcaTCTCCAGGTAGCCCAGCAAGACCACAGATACGGCAAAAGATAGAGAATAAGCCCTTGCAAGAGCAACTTCCTGTTAACCAAATTAAAACTGAACCTGTGGATTATGAATTCAAGCCCATAGTGGTCGCTTCAGGAATTAATTGTTCGACCCCTTTGCAGAATGGGGTTTTTAGTGGTGGTAGCCCATTGCAGGCAACCAGTTCTCCTCAGGGTGTGGTGCAAGCTGTTGTTCTACCAACAGTAGGTCTGGTGTCTCCCATAAGCATCAACTTAAGTGACATTCAAAATGTACTGAAAGTGGCAGTGGATGGTAATGTAATAAGGCAGGTATTGGAAAACAATCATGCTAACCTTGCGTCCAAAGAACAAGAAACGATCAGCAATGCATCCCTACAGCAAGCTGGCCATTCCCTCATTTCAGCTATCAGTCTTCCTTTGGTTGACCAGGATGGGACAACCAAAATTATCATCAACTACAGCTTGGAGCAGCCAAGTCAACTTCAGGTTGTTCCCCAAAacctaaaaaaagaaaactctgtTCCTGCAAACAGTTGCAAAAACGAGAAATTGCCAGAAGATCTTACAGTGAAGTCTGAGAAGGATAAGAACTGTGAAGGAGAGACCAACGATAGCACTTGTCTTCTGTGTGATGATTGTCCAGGAGATCTTAATGCACTTCAAGAACTAAAGCACTATGAAacaaaaaatcctcctcagctccctcagcccagtGGAACAGAGGCTGAGAAGCCCAACTCTCCTGTCCCATCAGAAACTGGGGAGAGCAACTTGTCTCCTGGGCAGCCACCCTTGAAGAACCTTTTATCGCTCCTAAAAGCCTATTATGCATTAAATGCACAACCCAGTGCAGAAGAGCTGTCAAAAATTGCAGATTCAGTGAACTTACCCCTGGATGTGGTAAAAAAGTGGTTTGAAAAAATGCAAGCTGGACAAATTTCTGTGCAGTCTTCTGGACCATCTTCTCCCGAACAAGTCAAGCTaagcagccctgcagataaCGACGGTCAGGCAGCGACTACAAAGGTCAGCGAGCCCCAGAACAGCACAGCCAACCCCCAAAATCCTGTCAGTACAGTGAAATCTGAGACTTTGCCAAGGGAGTCAGCTCTAAACAGCTCACGCAGCAGCACGCCATCCCCATCGCCACTCAACCTTTCCTCAGCCCGAAATCCACAGGGTTACACGTGCAAGGCAGAGGGTGTACAAGAAGAGCCACAAATGGAACCTCTTGACCTTTCGCTACCAAAGCAACAGGGAGAGCTGTTGGAGAGATCCACCATAACTAGTGTTTACCAGAACAGTGTTTATTCTGTCCAAGAAGAACCTTTGAACTTAACTTGTGTAAAAAAAGAACCACAAAAGGACAACAGTGTTACAGACTCTGATCCTATTGTAAATGTTATCCCACCAAGTGCCAATCCCATAAATATTGCTATACctacagtcactgcccagctaCCTACAATAGTTGCCATTGCTGACCAGAACAGTGTCCCATGCTTGAGAGCTCTTGCTGCCAATAAGCAAACCATTTTGATTCCACAGGTCGCTTATACATACTCTACTACAGTTAGTCCTGCGGTTCAAGAACTGCCACCAAAACAGACCCAAGCCAATGGAAATCAG GATGAAAGGCAAGACACTAGCTCAGAAGGAGTATCGAATGTAGAAGATCAAAATGATTCTGATTCAACGCCCCCAAAGAAAAAGAtgagaaagacagaaaatggGATGTATGCATGTGATTTGTGTGACAAAATATTCCAGAAGAGCAGCTCATTGTTGAGACATAAGTATGAACACACAG GTAAAAGGCCTCACGAGTGTGGGATCTGCAAAAAGGCCTTCAAACACAAACACCATTTGATCGAACACATGCGACTGCACTCTGGGGAGAAGCCCTACCAATGTGACAAGTGTGGAAAGCGGTTTTCACACTCGGGGTCTTACTCTCAGCACATGAATCATCGCTACTCCTACTGcaaaagagaggcagaggagcgCGACAGCACGGAGCAGGAGGAGACAGGCCAGGAGGTCCTCACCAACGAGCATGCTGGTGCCAGGACATCTCCCTCGCAGATTGACTCGGATGAGAGAGAGAGTTTAaccagggaagaagaggaagacagtgaaaaagaggaagaggaggaggaggaaaaagagataGAAGGacttcaggaagaaaaagaatgtaGGAAACTACAAGAAGGAGAGGacgaagaggaagaggaagaagaagaagaagggaaaaccGAAGGTAACAAGAATGAGGAAGCTGTAAATGAAGCAAGCGATGCAGACCCAGAGGTGGTACAGAATAACGGGCAGGTgccagaagagaaaaacaaataa